The Planococcus versutus genome contains a region encoding:
- a CDS encoding ABC transporter permease codes for MKQFLILTQKECLENIRNYKIFWIPAVFILLGITEPVVNYFLPQILESSGGLPDGAVLELPTLMPEQLLIAVMEQFQTIGMAVLILAYMGSIAGERKSGTATLLYVRPLSFSAYFLSKWAVASVVSLVSVWLGFLAGYYYTFLFFGEVGFGKLVQLMGTYSIWVVLILTIVLAASAVSPNGGIAAAVAFATYLILQLTDSLFGTTWSMSPVKIPQYGAAWLTASSDGGSLVGAIGIAVLCIFLLSVLGSVASRKNKAKTKV; via the coding sequence ATGAAGCAATTTCTTATTTTAACGCAAAAAGAGTGTTTGGAAAATATACGGAATTATAAAATTTTCTGGATACCCGCAGTTTTCATTCTTTTAGGGATTACCGAGCCTGTAGTCAATTATTTCCTTCCTCAAATCTTGGAGTCCTCCGGCGGTTTACCAGATGGCGCAGTGTTAGAATTACCAACACTTATGCCAGAACAACTATTGATAGCGGTCATGGAACAATTTCAAACGATTGGTATGGCTGTACTGATTTTAGCTTATATGGGAAGCATAGCTGGAGAACGAAAAAGCGGGACAGCCACTTTGCTGTATGTTCGGCCACTTTCTTTTTCAGCTTATTTTCTAAGCAAATGGGCAGTCGCTTCTGTTGTTTCCTTGGTTAGTGTCTGGCTTGGCTTTCTGGCGGGCTATTATTACACATTCCTTTTTTTTGGAGAAGTTGGATTTGGCAAGCTTGTTCAACTAATGGGAACGTATAGCATTTGGGTAGTGCTCATTTTAACGATTGTTTTAGCAGCAAGCGCCGTTTCACCAAATGGCGGAATTGCAGCGGCGGTTGCATTTGCAACATACCTGATCTTGCAACTAACGGATAGCTTATTCGGTACGACTTGGTCCATGTCACCGGTGAAAATCCCGCAGTACGGAGCGGCTTGGTTAACGGCATCTTCCGATGGAGGTAGTCTCGTAGGAGCTATCGGAATAGCTGTTTTATGTATTTTTCTTTTAAGCGTTTTAGGTAGTGTGGCATCACGAAAAAATAAAGCCAAGACCAAAGTTTGA
- a CDS encoding ABC transporter ATP-binding protein produces the protein MNIVEVEKLTKHYGQEDVVKQLSFALEKGTATALIGPNGAGKTTTLSMLADLLSPSSGTITLAENLTIGFLPQYPQFFPWLTALEFVEMAAKISGIETRKAKLQATRTLEFVGLETAMNKKTGAFSGGMKQRLGLAQAIVHQPKLLLLDEPISALDPTGRREIMDLLKSLQQDTTVLYSTHILNDAEEMTDQLLFMKDGCLIEQGSLSEVKNRHADPHIRIQFQNQTQALDFAKRQSWKSEVKESFVFLPVHESYPNMQQVLRILASEQQGIIGVESQAASLEEIFLKVVAAK, from the coding sequence TTGAATATAGTGGAAGTGGAAAAACTAACAAAGCATTACGGACAAGAAGATGTTGTGAAGCAACTTTCTTTTGCATTAGAAAAAGGCACTGCTACGGCTTTAATCGGTCCGAATGGAGCAGGGAAAACGACAACCTTGTCGATGTTAGCTGATTTACTGTCTCCTTCAAGTGGAACAATTACACTAGCTGAAAATTTGACCATCGGTTTTCTTCCTCAGTATCCTCAATTTTTTCCGTGGTTGACAGCGTTAGAGTTTGTGGAAATGGCCGCAAAAATAAGCGGGATTGAAACGAGAAAAGCGAAATTGCAAGCAACTCGCACCTTGGAATTTGTAGGACTTGAGACGGCAATGAATAAAAAGACAGGCGCTTTTTCAGGGGGAATGAAACAACGCCTTGGCCTTGCGCAGGCTATTGTCCATCAGCCGAAACTTCTTTTGTTGGATGAGCCGATTTCAGCTCTAGATCCGACGGGGCGACGTGAAATCATGGATTTATTGAAATCACTACAGCAGGATACAACAGTTCTGTACTCTACTCATATTTTAAATGATGCAGAAGAAATGACTGACCAGTTGTTGTTTATGAAAGATGGGTGTTTGATTGAGCAAGGCTCTCTAAGCGAAGTCAAGAATCGGCATGCTGATCCCCACATTCGTATACAGTTTCAAAATCAGACTCAAGCGTTAGACTTTGCTAAGAGGCAGTCATGGAAATCTGAAGTGAAAGAAAGTTTTGTTTTTTTGCCTGTTCATGAAAGCTATCCAAACATGCAGCAAGTTCTTCGTATTCTGGCTTCTGAACAACAAGGCATTATAGGGGTTGAATCACAAGCGGCTTCGCTAGAAGAAATCTTTTTAAAGGTGGTCGCTGCGAAATGA
- a CDS encoding PLD nuclease N-terminal domain-containing protein: MDQTTLLLALLPIVVIQFALMIFALIDLIKNPNPNGPKWMWGILIVIVNILGPILYFVIGRRNY, translated from the coding sequence GTGGATCAAACAACATTGTTGTTAGCTTTACTGCCAATTGTCGTAATTCAATTTGCCTTAATGATTTTTGCCTTAATCGATTTGATAAAAAACCCCAATCCGAATGGTCCGAAATGGATGTGGGGAATCCTTATTGTTATCGTCAATATTTTAGGACCGATTCTTTACTTTGTAATCGGGAGGAGAAACTATTGA
- the msrA gene encoding peptide-methionine (S)-S-oxide reductase MsrA, giving the protein MDFQQMVIRSIEEDIRQNDQRLELATFGMGCFWGPEARFGSMSGVVRTCVGFTGGTTPTPTYRKMGDHTETVQISFDPRVISYEAILREFWQNHYPNRDNYKGRQYISLVHYHTEQQRKTIENIQKEMEMQLREPIETEIAPVSEFTLAEERHQKYYLKRYPKALEQLAELYPNNALLKDSTFAARLNGFVKGFGTKGSVREDIAQWSIGVAEKERLTDLFLKLKW; this is encoded by the coding sequence ATGGATTTTCAACAAATGGTTATTAGGTCAATTGAAGAAGATATTCGTCAAAATGATCAGAGATTGGAACTTGCTACTTTTGGGATGGGCTGCTTTTGGGGACCAGAAGCACGCTTTGGTAGCATGTCAGGAGTGGTCCGAACCTGTGTGGGGTTTACTGGCGGAACAACACCAACGCCTACTTATAGAAAAATGGGCGATCACACGGAAACAGTTCAAATCAGTTTTGATCCACGAGTCATCAGCTATGAAGCTATCCTTCGAGAATTCTGGCAAAATCATTATCCAAATCGCGATAATTATAAAGGGAGACAATATATTTCTTTAGTCCATTACCATACAGAGCAGCAACGCAAAACGATTGAAAACATTCAAAAAGAAATGGAAATGCAACTCCGCGAGCCAATTGAAACGGAAATTGCACCTGTTAGTGAATTTACGTTAGCTGAAGAACGCCACCAAAAATATTATTTGAAACGGTACCCAAAAGCTTTAGAGCAACTGGCAGAACTTTATCCTAACAACGCATTATTAAAAGATTCCACTTTTGCTGCTCGGCTCAACGGTTTTGTAAAAGGCTTTGGAACAAAAGGCAGTGTGCGAGAAGACATAGCCCAGTGGAGCATCGGAGTCGCTGAAAAAGAACGGTTGACTGATCTTTTTTTAAAGTTGAAATGGTAG
- a CDS encoding protein-L-isoaspartate(D-aspartate) O-methyltransferase, with product MSERRKEIITYFRQMDRSFFMDTNKDLATFDHALPIGFEQTISQPSLVLEMTLALDLEPSQKVLELGTGSGFQTALLANFSKTVYTIERIEELHHRSKDRLAQLGLDNIHFKLGDGSAGWKERAPFDRIMVTAAATEVPKELIEQLNHGGKMVIPVGSSASQELRLIEKDAKGKIHSTLLNHVLFVTLKGKYEM from the coding sequence ATGAGCGAACGAAGAAAAGAAATCATCACCTATTTCAGACAAATGGATCGCAGCTTTTTTATGGATACCAACAAAGATCTTGCTACATTTGATCATGCCTTGCCTATTGGATTTGAACAAACAATCTCACAACCATCGCTCGTTCTCGAAATGACACTGGCACTCGACCTCGAACCCAGCCAGAAAGTATTGGAGCTTGGAACTGGATCAGGTTTTCAAACCGCGCTACTTGCTAATTTTTCTAAAACTGTATACACAATCGAAAGAATTGAGGAGTTGCATCATCGTTCAAAAGACCGGTTAGCCCAATTAGGTCTTGATAACATTCATTTTAAATTAGGAGATGGCAGCGCGGGCTGGAAAGAGCGTGCTCCCTTTGATCGGATAATGGTTACCGCTGCAGCTACTGAAGTTCCGAAAGAACTAATTGAACAACTAAATCATGGAGGGAAAATGGTGATTCCAGTAGGAAGTTCTGCCAGCCAAGAACTTAGACTGATTGAAAAAGATGCTAAAGGCAAAATTCACAGCACGCTTTTAAACCACGTACTATTTGTTACACTAAAAGGGAAATATGAAATGTAA
- a CDS encoding DUF2294 domain-containing protein has product MPNEKTIHTEVGSYISTLLRNHFGKGPTSVFVTVKPPFITIHLRGFLSPPEKILLKQQEHRRVLETRDLLMNQLVVDIKLDLWEISKVDIEDVYADWNLDDQTGMILAVMTDKSPADDFEWDSVIQVESVLEEVEEASRKAQKTPEKTDLYWLNNRTLLIERTGIFVEIEKELIRGGFIEELKLVKRPLERRLLLQTRIEAILKQPISAVFLDWNFITDKGYTLLLLEPAK; this is encoded by the coding sequence ATGCCTAACGAAAAAACAATTCATACTGAAGTTGGCAGCTACATTTCTACTTTATTGCGCAATCATTTTGGAAAAGGTCCTACTTCAGTATTCGTAACTGTCAAGCCTCCTTTTATCACGATCCACCTGCGTGGATTTTTATCTCCTCCTGAAAAAATTTTACTGAAACAACAAGAACATCGCAGAGTATTAGAAACGCGTGATCTGTTGATGAATCAATTGGTTGTAGATATAAAATTAGATTTATGGGAAATTAGCAAAGTGGATATTGAAGATGTCTACGCTGATTGGAATTTAGATGATCAGACGGGAATGATTCTAGCTGTCATGACCGATAAATCTCCAGCTGACGACTTTGAGTGGGATTCAGTTATTCAAGTAGAAAGTGTTCTCGAGGAAGTGGAGGAAGCTAGTCGGAAAGCACAAAAAACTCCTGAAAAAACGGATTTGTATTGGCTCAACAACCGCACATTGTTGATCGAGCGTACCGGAATTTTTGTCGAAATTGAAAAAGAACTCATTCGTGGAGGGTTTATTGAAGAATTGAAATTAGTCAAACGTCCTTTAGAGCGCAGATTATTGTTGCAGACTCGGATTGAAGCTATTTTGAAGCAACCTATTTCAGCAGTATTTCTTGACTGGAACTTTATTACGGATAAAGGCTACACTTTGTTATTACTAGAACCTGCCAAATAA
- a CDS encoding MalY/PatB family protein, protein MKYNFDEIINRRGTYSLKWDGEEVIKQFGLTERYDEHTIPLFTADMDLPVPQPLVDALHKTVDHRIYGYSVFPDEYFGAIQSWLQKRHDWKVEKEHIVYSPGTVHALNIAVKAFTEREDGIIIQRPVYPPFTSVIEGNGRKVVNNALHVDEEGYYSIDFEDFEAKAKDDHTTMFILCNPHNPTGRVFSKEELKKMAAICHNNNVLIVADEIHGDLLRRGNQFTPMVKAADHTEHVITCTAINKTFNVAGLHCTNVIISDEELRTQFATEMGMQLASPFAIAALIAVYNEGEDWLDQLTDYVDGTMTYIKEFLAERMPEVKVAIPEGTYIMWLDFSGYGITAEEIHDRIYNKANVLLEDGSMFGEEGEFYQRICTPSPRPLIEEALERIAKAFEDISKKR, encoded by the coding sequence ATGAAATATAATTTTGATGAAATCATTAATAGAAGAGGCACTTATTCTTTAAAGTGGGACGGAGAAGAGGTAATTAAGCAATTTGGATTAACAGAAAGATACGATGAACATACCATTCCTTTGTTTACCGCCGATATGGATTTACCCGTTCCACAGCCGCTAGTCGATGCTTTGCACAAAACAGTGGACCACCGAATTTATGGCTATTCTGTTTTTCCGGATGAGTATTTCGGTGCTATTCAATCGTGGTTACAAAAACGGCATGACTGGAAAGTGGAAAAAGAACATATCGTTTACAGCCCAGGAACAGTTCATGCGCTGAATATTGCGGTAAAAGCATTTACTGAACGAGAAGACGGCATTATCATTCAACGTCCTGTTTATCCGCCGTTTACTTCTGTGATTGAAGGGAATGGCCGGAAAGTCGTGAACAATGCGCTACACGTAGATGAAGAAGGTTATTATTCAATTGACTTTGAGGATTTTGAAGCGAAAGCAAAGGATGACCATACGACAATGTTCATTTTATGCAACCCACATAATCCAACAGGTCGAGTTTTCAGTAAAGAAGAGCTGAAAAAGATGGCGGCGATTTGTCATAACAATAATGTCTTAATCGTAGCCGATGAAATCCATGGAGATCTACTGCGTCGCGGAAATCAGTTTACTCCTATGGTAAAAGCAGCTGATCATACTGAACACGTTATTACGTGCACAGCAATTAACAAAACCTTTAACGTGGCGGGGTTGCATTGCACCAATGTTATTATCTCCGATGAAGAGCTTCGGACTCAGTTCGCTACGGAAATGGGTATGCAACTAGCATCTCCTTTTGCGATTGCGGCTTTGATTGCGGTTTATAATGAAGGTGAAGATTGGTTGGATCAGCTGACTGACTATGTCGATGGCACAATGACGTATATCAAAGAGTTTTTGGCTGAGCGCATGCCTGAAGTGAAAGTGGCTATTCCTGAAGGAACTTATATTATGTGGTTAGATTTTAGTGGTTACGGCATAACAGCTGAAGAAATTCATGATCGCATATACAATAAAGCCAATGTTCTACTTGAAGACGGCAGTATGTTTGGTGAAGAAGGAGAGTTTTATCAACGGATTTGTACACCTTCTCCGCGCCCACTGATAGAGGAAGCTTTGGAAAGAATAGCAAAAGCATTTGAAGATATATCCAAAAAAAGATAG
- the topB gene encoding type IA DNA topoisomerase: protein MKPVIVAEKPSQAKAYAEAFKTTKRDGFIEVTPDTIFPEGAYITWGIGHLVELKEPKAYDPKWGKWSLAALPILPDTYQFQVARGKTQQFGIIKKLIFQTDTVINACDVDREGSNIFYSIYYHTGAKGKKIQRLWINSLEADEVRKGFQELRDNRQDLLLYQEAKARQISDWLVGMNGSRLYSLLLQEKGIREVFAIGRVQTPTVFLIYQREKEIEAFVPEPFYEIEGLFDAEKGRYKGKVKLRAKERKEAEELLAKHAVTAKEEGVVTQVKTTEKRTPPPQLHSLSTLQAAANRKWKYSPAKVLSVMQGLYEKKLVSYPRTDTQHITPGEFSYLAGQVEKYQQLIEAPFSIASKVPKKRFVDSSKVQEHYAIIPTKTIPTARKLAGLATDQRNLYEEVLRTTLAMFHKDYRYAETKVTTDVKGLAFFTTGKTELEKGWKELFPSAKETKEEPSLPELREQERVKSKVDIKESMTTPPKPYTEGQLIAMMKTCGKFVEDVGDTEILKEIEGLGTEATRSGIIETIKRHEYISVTKNIVSITGKGRILCQAIEGNLLSSPSMTAKWETYLKKIGKGEGSAEVFLATIGKFIQKLLDEVPGQMLKNGLPEQLATPDAKDEIALCPRCKTGMIVSRRGSYNCTEYATGCKQSFPSTFLKKRLTAKQIEYLCTRGKTPVIKGFVSKNGKKFNAKLVLEEGKLKMEF from the coding sequence ATGAAACCAGTAATAGTCGCTGAAAAACCAAGTCAAGCCAAGGCTTACGCGGAAGCGTTCAAAACTACGAAACGTGACGGCTTTATTGAAGTTACACCGGATACGATTTTCCCAGAAGGTGCCTATATCACGTGGGGCATCGGACACCTCGTCGAATTAAAAGAACCAAAGGCGTATGATCCGAAATGGGGAAAATGGTCACTGGCTGCACTGCCGATTTTGCCAGACACCTACCAGTTTCAAGTAGCGAGAGGCAAGACGCAGCAATTCGGCATTATAAAAAAATTGATTTTTCAAACCGATACGGTCATCAATGCTTGTGACGTTGACCGGGAAGGATCCAATATATTTTATAGTATCTACTATCATACGGGAGCTAAAGGTAAAAAGATTCAACGATTGTGGATTAATTCACTCGAAGCTGATGAAGTTAGAAAAGGTTTTCAAGAACTGCGCGATAATCGGCAAGACCTGTTGCTGTATCAAGAAGCGAAAGCGCGTCAAATTAGCGATTGGTTGGTCGGCATGAACGGCTCTCGTTTGTACTCTTTATTGCTTCAAGAAAAAGGCATACGCGAAGTTTTTGCGATTGGACGTGTTCAGACGCCTACTGTTTTTCTGATTTATCAGCGTGAAAAAGAAATAGAAGCATTTGTCCCAGAGCCTTTTTATGAAATCGAAGGTCTATTTGATGCGGAAAAAGGACGTTACAAAGGAAAAGTGAAACTAAGGGCAAAGGAGCGAAAAGAAGCAGAAGAACTATTAGCAAAACATGCTGTTACTGCAAAAGAAGAAGGCGTCGTGACGCAGGTAAAGACGACAGAAAAACGCACACCGCCGCCACAGCTTCATTCCTTATCCACGCTACAAGCAGCGGCCAATCGGAAGTGGAAATACAGTCCTGCTAAAGTTTTGTCTGTTATGCAGGGACTGTACGAAAAAAAGCTTGTCAGCTATCCAAGAACCGATACCCAGCATATTACACCGGGCGAATTTAGTTATTTGGCAGGACAAGTCGAAAAATACCAGCAATTGATTGAAGCACCATTCTCAATTGCTTCCAAAGTGCCGAAAAAACGATTTGTAGACAGTTCCAAAGTTCAAGAGCATTACGCCATCATTCCAACAAAAACCATCCCGACTGCTAGAAAATTAGCAGGACTGGCAACAGATCAGCGCAACTTATATGAGGAAGTATTGCGGACGACATTGGCAATGTTTCACAAAGATTACCGCTATGCCGAAACCAAGGTGACAACAGATGTTAAAGGACTGGCGTTTTTCACTACCGGAAAAACAGAGCTTGAAAAAGGGTGGAAAGAGCTATTTCCTTCCGCCAAAGAAACGAAAGAAGAACCGTCTCTTCCAGAACTACGTGAGCAGGAGCGAGTTAAAAGCAAAGTCGATATAAAAGAAAGCATGACAACGCCACCAAAACCGTATACCGAAGGACAGCTGATTGCCATGATGAAAACGTGCGGGAAGTTTGTAGAAGATGTAGGGGATACTGAAATTTTAAAGGAAATTGAAGGGCTTGGGACAGAAGCGACGAGAAGTGGGATCATTGAAACAATCAAACGTCATGAATACATTTCAGTCACCAAAAATATTGTTTCGATTACTGGAAAAGGTCGTATTCTTTGTCAAGCCATTGAAGGGAATTTATTGTCGAGTCCATCAATGACCGCCAAATGGGAAACTTATCTGAAGAAAATCGGTAAAGGTGAAGGCTCAGCGGAAGTGTTCCTCGCAACCATCGGCAAGTTTATTCAAAAGTTGCTGGACGAAGTACCGGGACAAATGTTGAAAAATGGATTACCTGAACAGTTAGCGACACCCGATGCCAAAGATGAAATTGCTCTTTGTCCAAGATGCAAGACTGGCATGATTGTATCGCGGAGAGGTTCTTACAATTGCACTGAATACGCTACTGGTTGCAAGCAATCGTTTCCCTCGACGTTCTTGAAAAAGCGATTAACTGCTAAACAAATTGAATACTTGTGCACGAGAGGCAAGACACCGGTTATTAAAGGTTTTGTTTCAAAAAACGGTAAGAAATTTAATGCTAAGTTGGTGTTAGAAGAAGGCAAGTTGAAAATGGAGTTTTAA
- a CDS encoding sulfite exporter TauE/SafE family protein codes for MSIDFIVIIFIIGFVGSFISGMVGIGGSIIKYPMLLYIPVMLGYTAFSAHEVSGISAIQVFFATIAGVWAYRGSGYLNKTLIAYMGGAILVGSFIGGFGSTLLSEQAINIVYAILATIAVVMMFMPKKGVDDIPLDQVTFNKWLAAGLAFAVGIAAGIVGAAGAFILVPIMLIVLKIPTRMTIATSLAITFLSSIGATIGKIVTDQILYGPAAVMIVASILAAPLGAKLGQKMNTKYLQWILALLILGTAIKIWSDIL; via the coding sequence ATGAGCATAGATTTTATCGTTATTATATTTATCATCGGCTTTGTTGGTTCTTTTATTTCTGGAATGGTAGGAATCGGCGGCTCAATTATCAAGTATCCCATGTTACTCTATATACCAGTAATGTTAGGATATACGGCTTTTAGTGCTCACGAAGTATCGGGCATCAGCGCTATACAGGTATTCTTTGCGACGATCGCTGGGGTATGGGCGTATCGTGGAAGCGGTTATTTGAATAAAACCTTAATTGCTTATATGGGTGGTGCCATTCTCGTCGGTAGTTTTATCGGTGGCTTTGGCTCTACTCTACTATCAGAGCAAGCGATTAATATTGTCTATGCTATACTCGCAACGATTGCTGTCGTAATGATGTTTATGCCCAAAAAAGGCGTCGATGACATTCCGCTTGATCAAGTGACATTTAACAAATGGCTAGCTGCAGGATTAGCTTTTGCTGTGGGAATTGCTGCCGGTATTGTTGGGGCAGCAGGAGCTTTTATTTTAGTGCCCATTATGTTAATTGTATTGAAAATTCCAACACGGATGACCATTGCAACATCGCTTGCCATTACGTTTTTGTCGTCGATTGGTGCGACGATCGGTAAAATTGTCACAGATCAGATTCTATATGGTCCGGCAGCTGTGATGATTGTGGCAAGTATACTCGCAGCACCGCTTGGAGCTAAGCTCGGACAAAAGATGAATACGAAGTATCTCCAATGGATTTTGGCTTTATTGATTTTAGGTACAGCCATTAAAATTTGGTCAGATATTCTGTAA
- a CDS encoding sulfurtransferase TusA family protein yields the protein MKSTKVLDAKGLACPMPIVKTRKEMKDMESGEVLEILATDKGAQADLAAWAKSGGHELMESQVEGDVFKFWIKKG from the coding sequence ATGAAATCAACTAAAGTATTAGACGCGAAAGGATTAGCATGCCCAATGCCAATCGTAAAAACAAGAAAAGAAATGAAAGATATGGAGAGCGGAGAAGTTCTTGAAATTTTGGCTACTGATAAAGGTGCACAAGCAGATTTAGCTGCATGGGCAAAGTCAGGTGGACACGAATTAATGGAATCTCAAGTAGAAGGCGACGTCTTTAAATTCTGGATCAAGAAAGGCTAA
- a CDS encoding MBL fold metallo-hydrolase — translation MTVTAMKAIEVAKKVVNNQPLFILDVRNGDAFADWKIEGGNIQYLNIPYFDLLDGVEEVVSELPTDRDILVVCAKEGSSVMVAEMLSEEGVSAAYLEGGMKAWSEHLEPVKVGDLSNGGELYQFVRLGKGCLSYMAISEGEAAVIDATRMATAFLEFAQEKGATIKHVFDTHLHADHISGGRAIAEATGATYYLPAKDAEGVVFDYAALENGLEVAIGSSQLEIEALYSPGHTIGSTSFIVDKKYLMTGDILFIDSIGRPDLAGLAEDWVGDLRESLYSRYQELADELIVLPAHFMIIDELNEDGSVAKKLSDLFKENHGLNIADEQEFRDMVTKNLPPQPNAYQDIRKTNMGQITPDEEIQREMEIGPNRCAVR, via the coding sequence ATGACGGTAACAGCAATGAAAGCAATTGAAGTAGCAAAAAAAGTAGTAAATAATCAGCCATTATTTATCTTAGATGTACGAAATGGCGATGCTTTTGCAGATTGGAAAATCGAAGGTGGCAATATCCAGTATTTGAATATCCCTTATTTTGATTTGTTGGACGGCGTCGAAGAAGTGGTTTCAGAATTGCCAACAGATAGAGATATCTTGGTAGTATGTGCCAAAGAAGGATCTTCGGTTATGGTAGCGGAAATGCTGTCAGAAGAAGGCGTTTCTGCAGCTTATCTTGAAGGTGGAATGAAAGCCTGGAGTGAACACCTGGAACCAGTAAAAGTCGGAGATTTGAGCAACGGCGGCGAATTGTATCAATTTGTTCGTCTAGGCAAGGGATGTCTTTCTTACATGGCTATTTCTGAAGGAGAAGCCGCTGTAATTGATGCAACTCGTATGGCCACTGCCTTCTTGGAATTCGCACAAGAAAAAGGCGCAACAATCAAGCATGTTTTCGATACGCATTTGCATGCTGATCATATTTCTGGGGGACGAGCGATTGCAGAAGCAACAGGCGCAACGTATTACTTGCCAGCAAAAGACGCAGAAGGAGTCGTGTTTGACTATGCGGCTTTAGAAAATGGTCTAGAAGTGGCAATTGGAAGCTCGCAACTCGAAATTGAAGCTCTTTACTCACCAGGTCACACAATCGGCTCTACTTCGTTTATTGTAGACAAAAAATATTTGATGACTGGCGATATTTTGTTTATCGATTCAATTGGGCGACCAGATCTTGCAGGTCTTGCTGAGGACTGGGTAGGGGATTTGAGAGAATCTCTTTACTCACGTTATCAAGAACTAGCAGATGAGCTAATCGTTCTTCCAGCTCATTTCATGATTATTGATGAATTGAATGAAGACGGTAGTGTGGCTAAAAAGTTGAGCGACTTGTTTAAAGAAAACCACGGTCTTAATATTGCAGATGAGCAGGAATTCCGTGACATGGTCACAAAAAACTTGCCTCCTCAACCGAATGCCTATCAAGATATTCGCAAAACAAATATGGGTCAAATCACACCAGATGAAGAAATCCAGCGTGAAATGGAAATTGGACCAAATCGCTGCGCAGTACGTTAA
- a CDS encoding sulfurtransferase TusA family protein: MVQTDLTLDAKGLACPMPIVKAKKTMKNMNSGKVLEIQATDKGSTADFQAWAKSSGHQYIGTEIEGDVLRHFLRKDGAGAPEETITIPEISLADFTRKVENDETITILDVREKDEFEEAHIPGAIHIALGEVEARMDELTKEEAIYIICHSGRRSGIAGDMMTKNGFNRLYNVVPGMRDWTGKTV, translated from the coding sequence ATGGTACAAACAGATTTAACATTAGATGCAAAAGGATTAGCATGTCCGATGCCAATCGTCAAAGCAAAAAAAACGATGAAAAATATGAATTCAGGTAAAGTACTTGAAATTCAAGCAACAGATAAAGGTTCAACGGCTGATTTTCAAGCATGGGCAAAAAGTTCTGGACATCAGTACATCGGAACTGAAATTGAAGGTGATGTGTTACGTCATTTTCTCCGAAAAGATGGTGCAGGAGCTCCTGAAGAAACCATTACAATACCTGAAATTTCATTGGCAGATTTCACTCGGAAAGTTGAAAACGATGAAACGATAACGATTTTGGATGTTCGCGAAAAAGATGAATTCGAAGAAGCTCATATTCCCGGAGCAATTCATATCGCATTAGGAGAAGTAGAAGCGCGAATGGACGAACTAACAAAAGAAGAGGCTATCTACATTATTTGCCATTCAGGTAGAAGAAGTGGTATTGCAGGAGATATGATGACTAAAAATGGTTTTAATAGACTATATAACGTAGTACCTGGCATGAGAGACTGGACAGGGAAAACTGTTTAA
- a CDS encoding rhodanese-like domain-containing protein, giving the protein MKTMTTEEVQKIVESNQAIHLIDVRETDEVAAGKIPSAIHIPLGLLEFRMHELDKSSEYIMVCRSGGRSGQATRFLEDQGYNVTNMDGGMLDWNGETN; this is encoded by the coding sequence ATGAAAACAATGACAACCGAAGAAGTTCAAAAAATAGTAGAAAGTAACCAAGCGATTCACTTAATCGATGTTCGCGAAACAGACGAAGTTGCAGCAGGGAAAATTCCTAGCGCTATTCATATTCCGTTGGGGTTATTGGAATTCCGTATGCATGAACTAGACAAATCTTCAGAATACATCATGGTTTGCCGATCTGGCGGACGTAGTGGACAAGCTACTCGTTTTCTTGAAGATCAAGGCTATAACGTTACAAACATGGACGGTGGAATGTTGGATTGGAACGGCGAAACAAACTAA